From a region of the Haloferax volcanii DS2 genome:
- the dacZ gene encoding diadenylate cyclase: protein MAALSELLGDLVADVDGLFLFTPSSSHYEQFAETDVPTVVIAPENTVEAETFVELPLQFQNVKDRIRFGVEGAMEQSIVEAGDTIACNVGTFGGDPDSLVRVRVEENMRSGIYDLFANSRADPGVIRDVFEVAIELGKKGQKGEPVGALFIVGDAGKVMNKSRPLSYNPFEKSHVYVGDPIVNVMLKEFSRLDGAFVISDSGKIVSAYRYLEPSAEGVDIPKGLGARHMAGGAITRDTNATAIVLSESDGLVRAFKGGKMILEIDPEAY, encoded by the coding sequence ATGGCGGCGTTATCCGAATTATTGGGCGACCTCGTGGCGGACGTCGATGGGTTGTTTCTGTTCACGCCGAGCAGCTCCCACTACGAGCAGTTCGCCGAGACGGACGTTCCGACGGTGGTCATCGCGCCGGAGAACACGGTCGAAGCAGAGACGTTCGTGGAGTTGCCCCTGCAGTTCCAGAACGTCAAAGACCGCATCCGCTTCGGCGTCGAAGGCGCGATGGAACAGAGCATCGTCGAGGCCGGCGACACCATCGCCTGCAACGTCGGCACCTTCGGCGGCGACCCGGACTCGCTCGTCCGCGTCCGCGTCGAGGAGAACATGCGGTCGGGCATCTACGACCTCTTTGCGAACTCGCGGGCGGACCCCGGCGTCATCCGCGACGTGTTCGAGGTGGCCATCGAACTGGGCAAGAAAGGGCAGAAGGGCGAACCCGTCGGCGCGCTGTTCATCGTCGGTGACGCGGGCAAGGTGATGAACAAGTCGCGGCCGCTGTCGTACAACCCCTTCGAGAAATCCCACGTCTACGTCGGCGACCCCATCGTCAACGTGATGCTCAAGGAGTTCTCGCGGCTCGACGGCGCGTTCGTCATCTCCGACTCGGGGAAAATCGTCTCGGCGTACCGCTACCTCGAACCCTCGGCGGAGGGCGTCGACATCCCGAAGGGGCTGGGCGCGCGCCACATGGCCGGCGGCGCTATCACCCGCGACACCAACGCCACGGCCATCGTCCTCTCGGAGTCCGACGGGCTCGTCCGGGCGTTCAAGGGCGGCAAGATGATTCTCGAAATCGACCCGGAGGCGTACTGA
- a CDS encoding group I truncated hemoglobin, whose product MPAQSLYARIGGREAVEAVVSDFYDRVLADDSVAHYFDDIDMVEQRAHQVKLISAVAGGPVEYDGADMRAAHDHLDLSGEDFDAIAEHLAAALDENGVAPEDADAILDEVAALRAPILGQ is encoded by the coding sequence ATGCCTGCGCAGTCACTCTACGCTCGCATCGGCGGCCGTGAGGCCGTCGAAGCAGTCGTCTCGGACTTCTACGACCGCGTCCTCGCGGACGATTCGGTCGCCCACTACTTTGACGACATCGACATGGTCGAACAGCGCGCCCATCAGGTCAAGCTCATCAGCGCCGTCGCGGGCGGTCCCGTCGAGTACGACGGGGCCGATATGCGGGCGGCCCACGACCACCTCGACCTCTCCGGTGAGGACTTTGACGCCATCGCCGAGCACCTCGCGGCCGCGCTCGACGAAAACGGCGTCGCCCCGGAAGACGCCGACGCGATTCTCGACGAAGTCGCCGCGCTCAGAGCCCCGATTCTGGGGCAGTAG
- a CDS encoding cyclin family protein, giving the protein MYSARDQRDNREWLARIDAAADGLELGSEARSYASDMFLTQLPDEERSKQAVAAASLYAGALIAGEERSQTAVAESMDVSRLSIQQRWKDLLREAGFRPPSW; this is encoded by the coding sequence ATGTACAGCGCCCGAGACCAGCGAGACAACCGGGAGTGGCTGGCCCGCATCGACGCCGCCGCCGACGGCCTCGAACTCGGTAGCGAGGCCCGCTCGTACGCCTCGGACATGTTTCTCACCCAGTTGCCCGACGAGGAGCGCTCCAAACAGGCCGTCGCCGCCGCCAGCCTCTACGCCGGCGCGCTCATCGCCGGCGAGGAGCGCTCCCAGACCGCCGTCGCCGAGTCGATGGACGTGTCGCGGCTCAGCATCCAACAGCGCTGGAAGGACCTCCTCCGGGAGGCCGGCTTCCGACCGCCGAGCTGGTAG
- a CDS encoding phosphopantetheine adenylyltransferase translates to MHVALGGTFDPVHDGHLALFERAFELGAVTVGLTSDELAPKTRHVDRYVRPFDDRKADLEAELRPLAEEYDREFEVRELDKPTGIATEEGFDVLIVSPETRGGGERVNEIREEKGLKPLRIEVVEHVPAEDGERISSTRIVSGEIDRHGNLTPDREGRGRTPPSDE, encoded by the coding sequence ATGCACGTCGCGTTGGGCGGGACGTTCGACCCTGTCCACGATGGACATCTCGCGCTGTTCGAGCGGGCGTTCGAATTGGGTGCTGTCACGGTCGGACTCACGAGCGACGAACTCGCGCCGAAGACGCGACACGTCGACCGCTACGTCCGGCCCTTCGACGACCGCAAGGCCGACCTCGAAGCCGAACTCCGACCGCTCGCCGAGGAGTACGACCGCGAGTTCGAGGTCCGCGAACTCGACAAACCGACCGGCATCGCGACCGAGGAAGGCTTCGACGTGCTCATCGTCTCGCCCGAGACGCGGGGTGGCGGCGAGCGCGTCAACGAGATTCGCGAAGAAAAGGGCCTCAAACCCCTCCGTATCGAGGTCGTCGAACACGTCCCCGCCGAGGACGGCGAGCGCATCTCCTCGACGCGCATCGTCTCCGGCGAAATCGACCGCCACGGCAACCTCACGCCCGACCGCGAGGGCCGCGGTCGGACGCCCCCGAGCGACGAATAG
- a CDS encoding winged helix-turn-helix domain-containing protein gives MSADQSTEGSAESTDEDDSGGAADCAVSEFDDGLVDLLAWILDTETRARIYVHLRQHPHSTSEEVAEGTGLYPSTVREALAELADDETVERRKRKSSGAGNNPYEYVAIAPSDLVKGVSGQVQAQLNAVFNLDRHLGTDRSDETEPVTITVREE, from the coding sequence ATGTCTGCGGACCAGAGCACAGAGGGGAGCGCGGAGTCGACGGACGAAGACGACTCGGGCGGCGCGGCCGACTGCGCCGTCTCCGAGTTCGACGACGGGTTGGTGGACCTGCTCGCGTGGATTCTCGACACCGAGACCCGCGCGCGAATCTACGTCCACCTCCGACAGCACCCACATTCGACGAGCGAGGAAGTCGCCGAGGGGACCGGCCTCTACCCCAGTACGGTTCGGGAGGCGCTGGCCGAGCTCGCGGACGACGAGACGGTCGAGCGCCGCAAGCGGAAGAGTTCCGGGGCGGGCAACAACCCCTACGAGTACGTCGCCATCGCGCCGAGCGACCTCGTGAAGGGCGTCTCCGGACAGGTGCAGGCGCAGTTGAACGCCGTGTTCAACCTCGACCGACACCTCGGCACCGACCGCTCCGACGAGACCGAACCGGTCACGATTACGGTCCGCGAGGAGTAG